A region of Allocoleopsis franciscana PCC 7113 DNA encodes the following proteins:
- a CDS encoding glycosyltransferase, which yields MKIALVHDYLTQPGGAERVFELLCKRYPNADIFTSIYDPKLPLDFGEREIYTTGLQNIPGAIKYKYFRLLAPLYFQAFRSFDLEEYDLIISSSTSFAKAVKKRPGAIHICFCHNVTRFLWDTNTYLREYATYRKIYPFLKPAFKALKKLDLEYAQEPDYYIANSSIVAHRIQRFYKKPAQVINYPIDSSKFTFSEEKDDFYFASARLISYKRIDVIVEAFNWLGWPLLISGNGPERERLEARALSNIKFLGHVPDSKRSILMARARSVIVAALEDYGLVPVEANASGTPVIAYGAGGVLDTQIPGKTGVFFSRQTPESIQAALLEASKINWDYRKIREHALSQFSEEVFFNKVEQVIEDICGSHRSYSLLH from the coding sequence ATGAAAATTGCTTTAGTTCACGATTATTTAACGCAACCAGGTGGGGCGGAGCGCGTATTTGAGCTGCTTTGTAAGCGCTACCCCAATGCCGACATTTTTACATCTATATACGATCCCAAACTACCTCTTGACTTCGGAGAGCGTGAGATTTACACAACTGGATTACAAAATATTCCTGGAGCCATTAAATATAAATATTTTAGGCTTCTGGCTCCCTTATATTTTCAAGCTTTTCGCTCCTTTGATTTGGAAGAGTACGATCTGATTATTAGCAGTAGTACCAGCTTTGCTAAGGCGGTCAAAAAAAGGCCAGGAGCTATACACATTTGCTTCTGCCACAATGTTACTCGCTTTTTATGGGATACCAACACTTATCTTCGAGAATATGCTACCTATCGTAAAATTTATCCATTCCTCAAACCCGCTTTTAAAGCTCTCAAAAAGTTAGACCTAGAATATGCTCAAGAACCAGACTATTACATTGCAAATTCTAGTATTGTCGCCCATCGAATCCAACGGTTTTATAAAAAACCAGCACAGGTAATTAACTACCCAATTGATAGTAGTAAATTCACTTTTTCCGAAGAAAAAGATGATTTTTACTTCGCATCTGCCCGTCTAATTAGTTATAAGAGAATTGATGTAATTGTTGAAGCCTTTAATTGGTTAGGATGGCCGTTATTGATTTCAGGCAATGGTCCAGAAAGGGAGCGTTTAGAAGCCAGAGCTTTAAGTAATATTAAATTTCTAGGACATGTACCCGACTCCAAACGAAGTATTCTGATGGCAAGAGCTCGCTCGGTGATTGTAGCGGCATTAGAAGACTATGGCTTAGTCCCAGTAGAGGCTAATGCTAGTGGTACACCCGTAATTGCCTATGGGGCGGGTGGGGTGCTGGATACTCAAATACCCGGTAAGACAGGAGTCTTTTTCTCTCGGCAAACACCGGAATCCATTCAAGCGGCATTGCTCGAAGCCAGTAAGATTAATTGGGACTATAGAAAAATTCGAGAGCACGCCCTCAGTCAGTTTTCAGAAGAAGTATTCTTTAATAAAGTGGAGCAGGTCATTGAAGATATCTGTGGCTCACATCGTTCGTACAGTTTACTCCATTAG
- the hepC gene encoding heterocyst development glycosyltransferase HepC — protein MSTISIALQSQSLNLPEQHREPLSTQCKLQWRQGQLLVQPCHNFQQSHLSSLSSKQRLVECLKKSPVRLVRLDPMMGEADLKHWAEACEQAKKPAFLLQGTMSQKLPKRPNSWAGSVMRVLDWIVALVLLIGLSPVMLALMALMYPYSSKTIFAFSWRIGLRGKLFKALKFHTSPNHPNSRPTSIERWMRKYRLDEIPQLLNVLRGEMSLLGVRPLTLSQVVQPDPKAQQQMDVLLWGRASSEFVAEA, from the coding sequence ATGAGTACCATAAGTATTGCGCTTCAAAGCCAATCCTTAAATTTGCCAGAACAGCATCGAGAGCCTCTATCCACTCAGTGCAAGCTGCAATGGAGGCAAGGACAACTCTTAGTGCAGCCTTGCCACAATTTTCAACAGAGTCATCTATCTTCACTCTCTAGTAAACAACGGTTAGTAGAGTGCTTAAAGAAATCTCCTGTGCGACTTGTGCGCCTAGATCCAATGATGGGAGAGGCTGATTTGAAGCACTGGGCTGAAGCGTGTGAGCAAGCCAAGAAGCCAGCGTTTCTTTTACAGGGAACGATGAGCCAGAAGCTACCCAAAAGGCCAAATTCTTGGGCTGGGAGTGTCATGCGAGTTCTTGATTGGATAGTAGCTCTTGTGTTACTTATCGGGTTAAGCCCAGTGATGTTGGCGTTGATGGCATTAATGTATCCCTATTCATCCAAGACCATTTTTGCTTTTAGCTGGCGCATTGGGTTACGTGGCAAACTTTTCAAGGCTCTCAAGTTTCACACATCTCCCAATCATCCTAACTCTCGGCCTACCTCAATAGAACGCTGGATGCGTAAATATCGCCTTGACGAAATACCACAATTATTGAATGTACTGCGCGGTGAAATGAGTTTGCTCGGAGTACGTCCTTTAACGTTATCTCAGGTCGTGCAACCAGACCCAAAAGCTCAACAACAGATGGATGTCCTGCTTTGGGGACGAGCGTCTAGTGAATTTGTTGCTGAAGCATAA
- the hepA gene encoding heterocyst formation ABC transporter subunit HepA: MHLKLPRPIRSLLKATNFWQNNYLILREFKHFPQIALLALLFTFLAATFEGVGIGFLLSFLQSLTTPNANPVQTGIEWFDIWILGINTSATSRLYRISALILLTTWTRAAFNYLASIYTELAQLNLLDRLRKQIFEQLQALSLSYFAKTRSGELINTITTEIERIKQVFGGFAFLLTSSLTAAVYFLSMFLLSWQLTVISMLLFTLLAVGLSTLNARIREASFGVTKASGQFTSTAMEFINGIRTVQAFATQDFERKQFYGASSNIVSSYGKAIRAWAVVKPLAEGLATTILISMIIVAFTVFVANGTLQVASLLTFFFVLFRLVPSLQSVNNVMAQLSTLYGSADNIKELLRTDNKKYFKNGETEFSGLKRSIDFISVDFGYDASNLVLHDITLTIERGQMTALVGGSGAGKTTLADLIPRFYDPTRGNVLIDGVDLREFEINSLRRKLAVVSQDTFIFNTSVRNNIAYGTEGASEDEILEAARLANAVEFIQEMPDGFETQLGDRGVRLSGGQRQRLAIARALLRNPEILILDEATSALDSVSERLIQESLEKLSIGRTVIAIAHRLSTIASADKVVVLEQGQIVEQGKYQELLEQRGKLWKYHQMQHESGYVG; encoded by the coding sequence ATGCATCTCAAACTTCCCAGGCCAATCCGCAGTCTGCTGAAGGCTACCAATTTCTGGCAGAATAATTACTTGATTCTGCGAGAGTTCAAGCATTTTCCTCAAATAGCCCTCTTGGCGCTCTTGTTCACATTTCTGGCTGCAACTTTTGAGGGAGTTGGCATTGGTTTTTTGCTTTCGTTTTTGCAAAGTTTGACGACTCCTAATGCCAACCCTGTTCAGACAGGAATTGAGTGGTTTGACATTTGGATTCTGGGAATCAATACATCTGCAACGAGTCGGCTTTATCGAATATCGGCTCTGATTTTATTGACCACTTGGACGCGTGCCGCCTTTAACTACTTGGCATCTATTTATACCGAACTGGCTCAATTAAATTTACTAGATCGTCTCCGTAAACAGATTTTTGAGCAACTTCAAGCGTTGAGCTTAAGTTACTTTGCCAAAACACGTTCTGGTGAGCTAATTAATACCATTACTACTGAAATTGAGAGGATTAAGCAAGTTTTCGGTGGATTTGCTTTTTTGCTCACCAGTAGCCTGACGGCGGCGGTCTACTTTTTATCGATGTTTTTACTATCCTGGCAGCTAACAGTAATTTCAATGCTGCTATTCACTCTTTTGGCAGTAGGCCTATCAACGCTGAACGCACGAATACGAGAGGCTAGTTTCGGAGTCACAAAAGCTAGTGGTCAGTTTACCTCGACGGCGATGGAGTTTATTAACGGGATTCGCACAGTTCAGGCATTTGCTACTCAAGACTTTGAGCGGAAGCAGTTCTATGGGGCTAGTTCTAACATAGTCAGTTCCTATGGTAAGGCGATAAGAGCTTGGGCAGTGGTGAAACCTCTTGCCGAGGGGTTAGCGACCACAATTCTAATTAGTATGATTATTGTGGCTTTTACGGTTTTTGTAGCCAATGGGACGCTACAGGTTGCTTCATTGCTGACATTTTTCTTTGTGCTGTTTCGCTTAGTGCCAAGTCTACAGTCGGTCAATAATGTTATGGCGCAACTTAGCACTCTTTATGGTTCTGCGGATAATATTAAAGAGCTTTTGAGAACTGACAATAAAAAATATTTTAAAAATGGAGAGACTGAGTTTTCAGGTTTAAAGCGTTCAATTGACTTTATATCTGTGGATTTTGGCTACGATGCCAGTAATTTGGTTCTGCATGATATTACACTAACCATTGAGCGGGGACAGATGACGGCGCTGGTTGGAGGCTCCGGTGCTGGCAAAACAACGCTGGCTGATCTGATTCCACGATTCTACGACCCAACAAGAGGTAATGTTCTCATTGATGGAGTTGATCTACGAGAGTTTGAGATCAACTCGCTGCGCCGAAAGCTCGCTGTGGTGAGTCAGGATACATTTATTTTTAATACTTCTGTTCGTAACAATATTGCCTATGGCACAGAAGGCGCGAGTGAAGATGAAATTTTAGAGGCCGCGCGACTAGCCAATGCAGTGGAATTTATACAAGAGATGCCAGATGGCTTTGAAACACAACTAGGAGACCGAGGCGTTCGGTTATCTGGAGGTCAGCGTCAGCGTCTTGCGATCGCTCGTGCTTTGTTACGTAATCCAGAAATTTTAATTTTGGATGAGGCAACCAGTGCATTAGATTCTGTATCAGAACGATTGATTCAGGAGTCGTTGGAGAAGTTATCAATTGGTCGCACGGTCATTGCGATCGCTCATCGACTCTCAACAATTGCCAGCGCTGATAAGGTTGTGGTACTCGAACAGGGACAAATTGTAGAACAAGGAAAGTATCAAGAATTGCTGGAACAACGGGGAAAGCTTTGGAAATATCATCAAATGCAGCATGAATCAGGTTATGTAGGATAG
- a CDS encoding glycosyltransferase family 2 protein produces MMTITVLIPTYRRPNDLVRCLESLKHQTRPPDEVLVVVRDSDTPTRSMLEGFDVASLPLKTVTVSVPGQVAALNTGLDNANGEIVAITDDDAAPRPQWLERMESHFLTDKSVGGVGGRDWLYDGTQLAEGADGVLEVVGKLQWMGRFIPHHHLGAGNPREVDTLRGANMGFRRTAIAQLRFDQRLRGTGAQPLNDVAFSLALKRAGYKLIYDPEVAVNHYPGAREEGSRYEFNASACQNAVHNETFILLEHFPPVQRVIFLLWAILVGTSEARGLVQLVRFLPREGAIGVQKWWVSLLGRWQGWQTWQQCRE; encoded by the coding sequence ATGATGACCATCACTGTGTTGATTCCCACCTATCGCCGCCCAAACGATCTCGTCCGTTGTTTGGAGTCCCTAAAGCATCAAACTCGACCACCGGATGAGGTGTTAGTCGTAGTACGAGATAGCGATACTCCAACCCGAAGTATGCTTGAAGGATTTGATGTTGCCTCTTTGCCCCTGAAAACTGTAACGGTAAGCGTTCCAGGGCAAGTAGCAGCCCTTAATACAGGTCTAGACAACGCCAATGGAGAGATTGTCGCGATTACAGATGACGATGCCGCCCCCCGCCCTCAATGGTTGGAACGCATGGAAAGCCACTTTTTGACCGATAAAAGTGTAGGTGGTGTTGGAGGGCGTGACTGGTTATATGATGGCACCCAGTTAGCTGAGGGTGCAGATGGCGTACTGGAAGTAGTAGGAAAGTTGCAGTGGATGGGACGGTTCATTCCTCACCATCACCTCGGTGCGGGCAATCCCCGTGAAGTCGATACGCTTAGGGGAGCGAATATGGGTTTTCGGCGGACAGCAATCGCCCAATTGCGATTCGATCAGCGTCTGCGGGGTACGGGAGCTCAACCACTCAATGATGTCGCTTTTTCCTTAGCCTTGAAACGAGCAGGGTATAAGCTGATTTACGACCCGGAAGTCGCAGTAAATCACTATCCAGGCGCACGGGAGGAAGGTTCGCGCTATGAATTTAATGCCTCAGCTTGTCAGAATGCCGTCCACAACGAAACGTTCATTTTGCTGGAACACTTTCCACCCGTTCAACGCGTTATTTTTCTCCTGTGGGCAATCTTAGTGGGAACATCAGAGGCACGAGGCTTAGTGCAATTAGTGCGATTTCTTCCTCGCGAAGGCGCGATCGGCGTACAGAAGTGGTGGGTTTCACTACTCGGACGCTGGCAGGGGTGGCAGACTTGGCAACAGTGTAGGGAGTAG
- a CDS encoding glycosyltransferase family 2 protein, translating into MTFQSESQFNIKPINTSSQEPLVSVLIPTYNRPAYLKAAITSAVEQTYQNIEILVADDFSPESPQPIVDAFQDSRIIFRHNATNLGMIRNIGSIFKEARGKYVAHLNDDDLWNPDFLEKLVPPLEANPDLALAFCDHYIVDEEGRINYPETETCTKTNHRDRLQEGVYQPFCQLAIVESAVAPACAAVIRKTSLDWDEIPIEVGGLWDAYINYLCCRSGRGAYYYPERLTRYRVHTQSYTYSYSKKDVETNIRKEQCEIFSYSRFMADDRLKDLKPHFQKRWARAMTSVGINLLRANRTAEARPYLWKALGQNPSLRTLAALTLSFTPHALASRF; encoded by the coding sequence ATGACTTTTCAATCTGAATCCCAATTCAACATTAAGCCGATCAATACGAGTTCGCAAGAGCCATTAGTGAGTGTTCTGATCCCAACGTATAACCGTCCCGCCTACCTCAAGGCCGCTATTACAAGCGCGGTTGAGCAAACTTATCAAAATATTGAGATTCTTGTTGCTGACGATTTTAGCCCTGAAAGCCCTCAGCCAATTGTTGACGCGTTTCAAGACTCGCGGATTATTTTTCGGCACAATGCCACTAACTTGGGCATGATTCGTAATATTGGAAGTATCTTCAAAGAAGCGCGAGGGAAGTATGTTGCTCATCTCAATGATGACGATCTGTGGAATCCAGATTTCTTAGAAAAACTGGTTCCACCCTTGGAGGCTAATCCAGATTTAGCGCTAGCATTTTGCGATCACTACATTGTCGATGAAGAGGGTAGAATTAACTATCCAGAAACCGAAACCTGTACGAAAACTAACCATCGAGATCGTCTCCAAGAAGGAGTATATCAACCCTTCTGCCAACTTGCTATCGTCGAGAGTGCCGTCGCTCCTGCCTGCGCTGCCGTGATTCGGAAAACCTCTTTAGATTGGGATGAGATTCCCATAGAGGTCGGCGGTTTATGGGATGCTTACATTAACTATCTCTGCTGCCGCTCTGGACGCGGAGCCTATTATTATCCAGAACGCCTGACTCGATATCGAGTTCATACACAAAGTTACACCTATTCTTACTCGAAAAAAGATGTTGAGACTAATATCCGAAAAGAACAGTGTGAGATTTTCAGCTACTCGCGTTTTATGGCGGATGATCGTTTAAAAGACCTAAAGCCACACTTTCAGAAAAGATGGGCTCGTGCCATGACCTCTGTAGGAATTAACCTATTGCGGGCAAACCGGACGGCTGAAGCGCGTCCTTACCTGTGGAAGGCTCTAGGACAAAATCCCAGTTTACGAACCCTAGCGGCATTGACTCTAAGTTTCACCCCCCATGCCTTAGCAAGTCGATTTTAA
- a CDS encoding glycosyltransferase family 2 protein gives MFYQVSVCICTRNRPPELKNALNSIERSTYPVYEVIVSDDSTNPETQTLVESSFPKVKYLPGPRRGLGANRNNALQAVTGSHVLFIDDDVVLGETFLETIFTALETHSQGEDTSHLIITGIEKTDDMLVFPHEQDFLGFQKIDYKDGDILKSVVINSAIFPVDIFKKVVFDEKLVYGCDEVDLTTRAIQEGYKIILCPDAINLHFPSKVNREFYQPYHEASRLYVTFKRYFSTEKNALKALVYLGIASAHTFAHTLKLEGLGGLLKPIDTLRTVFSYVVKEYLTDRKQQKLLS, from the coding sequence ATGTTTTATCAGGTGTCGGTGTGCATTTGCACCAGAAATAGACCTCCAGAACTGAAGAATGCCTTAAATTCGATTGAACGTTCAACTTATCCAGTTTATGAAGTTATTGTATCGGATGACAGCACCAATCCTGAAACACAAACGCTTGTTGAATCCAGTTTTCCTAAGGTCAAGTATTTGCCAGGACCTCGGCGCGGTTTAGGTGCAAATCGCAATAACGCATTGCAGGCTGTTACAGGTTCCCATGTCCTTTTTATTGATGATGATGTTGTTTTAGGAGAAACGTTTTTAGAAACTATTTTTACAGCTTTGGAAACTCACTCTCAGGGAGAAGATACGTCTCATTTAATCATTACGGGGATAGAAAAAACCGATGATATGCTAGTTTTTCCCCACGAACAAGATTTTTTAGGGTTTCAAAAAATTGACTACAAAGATGGTGATATTTTAAAAAGCGTAGTCATCAATAGTGCTATTTTTCCAGTTGATATTTTTAAAAAGGTGGTATTCGATGAAAAATTAGTTTACGGGTGTGATGAAGTGGATTTAACAACCAGAGCGATTCAAGAAGGATATAAAATTATTCTATGTCCAGATGCTATTAATTTACATTTTCCTTCAAAAGTTAATCGAGAATTTTATCAACCATACCACGAAGCGTCTCGACTTTATGTCACCTTTAAACGCTACTTTTCTACAGAAAAAAATGCATTGAAAGCGCTTGTCTATCTGGGTATAGCCTCAGCCCATACATTTGCTCATACTCTAAAACTAGAAGGGTTGGGAGGACTTCTCAAACCCATTGATACACTTCGTACTGTATTTTCCTATGTCGTCAAGGAGTACTTGACTGATCGCAAGCAACAGAAGCTCTTAAGTTAA
- a CDS encoding glycosyltransferase family 4 protein encodes MKLCIITPWVVKGNGQGRVNYEIAWEAIRRGYHVTLLASHVAPELQQNSQVNSVQFSVKKLPTELLNEIIFAWRSAQWLRQHRQEFDLVLANGAVTWAASDVNLVPFVHGAWLQSPLHISRGRRDVYGFYQWLYTVLNARWEKNAFLQAKVVVAVSHRVQQELVDIGIAKEAIEVIWCGVGLEEFFPGAGNRKKFGLPEDVPLALFIGDIRINRKNLDTVLHAMVDVPELHLAVVGILEGSPYPQLAEQLGLSDRVHFLDNPSGIVPELMRSVDIFVFPSRYEPFGLVVIEAMASGLPIVTAITTGASELISPECGVVLSDTEDRKGLAEALCQLASNPELRHRMGKAARSVAEDHSWQKMAQRYVDRFEELSKR; translated from the coding sequence ATGAAACTTTGCATTATTACCCCCTGGGTTGTGAAAGGGAATGGTCAGGGTCGAGTCAATTATGAAATAGCCTGGGAAGCCATTCGGCGGGGTTACCACGTTACTTTGCTAGCGAGTCATGTTGCTCCAGAACTGCAACAAAACAGTCAGGTCAACTCGGTTCAGTTTTCGGTTAAGAAGTTGCCGACAGAACTGCTCAACGAAATCATCTTCGCTTGGCGCAGCGCCCAGTGGTTGCGCCAACACCGCCAAGAGTTTGACCTGGTATTAGCGAACGGCGCAGTGACCTGGGCTGCCAGTGATGTTAATCTCGTACCGTTCGTACATGGTGCTTGGCTGCAATCGCCATTACATATTTCGCGAGGGCGTCGAGATGTGTATGGGTTTTACCAATGGCTCTATACCGTGTTAAATGCCCGTTGGGAAAAAAACGCCTTCCTGCAAGCCAAAGTGGTCGTAGCCGTATCTCACAGAGTGCAGCAGGAATTGGTGGACATCGGCATTGCCAAAGAAGCGATTGAAGTAATTTGGTGTGGCGTCGGGTTAGAAGAATTTTTCCCTGGTGCAGGCAATCGGAAAAAATTCGGTCTGCCTGAAGATGTCCCCCTTGCCCTGTTTATCGGCGACATTCGCATCAATCGCAAGAACTTAGATACCGTGCTACATGCGATGGTGGATGTTCCTGAATTGCACTTAGCTGTGGTTGGTATTCTGGAAGGGAGTCCGTATCCCCAGCTAGCCGAACAACTGGGATTGAGCGATCGCGTACACTTTTTAGACAATCCCTCAGGGATTGTTCCGGAACTCATGCGATCGGTGGATATCTTTGTCTTTCCCTCTCGTTACGAGCCGTTTGGCTTGGTGGTGATTGAAGCTATGGCGTCCGGGTTACCGATTGTCACAGCAATTACAACGGGAGCGTCGGAACTGATCTCGCCAGAGTGTGGGGTGGTTTTGTCGGATACAGAAGACAGGAAAGGTCTGGCAGAAGCTTTGTGTCAACTGGCCAGCAACCCCGAACTCAGGCATCGTATGGGCAAAGCTGCCCGAAGTGTAGCCGAAGACCATAGCTGGCAAAAGATGGCGCAACGCTATGTTGATCGATTCGAGGAGCTGAGCAAGCGATGA
- a CDS encoding glycosyltransferase family 2 protein, whose product MKITVIVPTYRRTKDLAKCLEELQKQTRPADEVILVVRDTDTETWAFLEAFNLGSLPLRTETVSITGVVAAMNTGLEVAKGDIIAFTDDDAGPHPDWLERIETYFLADDRVGGVGGRDWVYHGTELEDGAREVVGQVQWFGRVIGNHHIGVGEPREVDVLKGVNMSFRRTAIAGLRFDPRMRGTGAQVHFEVAFTLALRRAGWTLIYDPKVAVDHFRGQRFDEDKRDTFNDLAVTNAVHNETLILLEHFSWIQRTVFLVWAMLVGTRDAPGFLQWLRFSAKEGSLAGKKWLASIRGRWQGVLSWQAQTNPSATPMFHKQQQRSS is encoded by the coding sequence ATGAAAATTACAGTGATTGTACCCACCTATCGCCGCACGAAAGACCTAGCAAAATGTCTGGAGGAGCTACAAAAGCAGACCCGACCTGCCGATGAGGTGATCTTGGTGGTTCGCGATACGGATACAGAAACCTGGGCGTTCCTGGAAGCCTTCAATCTGGGTTCCTTACCTCTGCGGACTGAGACGGTCAGCATTACAGGTGTGGTGGCTGCGATGAATACAGGTCTTGAGGTGGCAAAAGGGGATATCATCGCCTTCACTGATGACGATGCCGGCCCTCACCCGGATTGGCTGGAACGCATTGAGACTTATTTTCTGGCGGATGACCGAGTGGGTGGCGTTGGTGGACGTGACTGGGTGTACCACGGTACAGAGTTGGAAGATGGTGCGCGTGAAGTTGTGGGTCAAGTTCAGTGGTTTGGACGCGTCATCGGCAATCATCACATCGGCGTTGGCGAACCCCGTGAGGTAGATGTCCTCAAGGGAGTGAATATGAGTTTTCGCCGAACTGCGATCGCTGGATTGCGTTTTGACCCACGGATGCGAGGGACAGGCGCTCAAGTCCACTTTGAGGTAGCCTTTACCTTGGCCTTGAGGCGGGCGGGTTGGACGCTAATCTATGACCCTAAAGTAGCAGTAGACCACTTTCGAGGGCAGCGTTTTGATGAAGATAAGAGAGACACGTTTAACGATCTCGCCGTTACCAATGCCGTCCACAATGAAACCTTAATTTTGCTAGAACACTTTTCGTGGATACAGCGAACTGTCTTTTTGGTCTGGGCGATGTTAGTGGGTACGCGAGATGCGCCCGGTTTCTTGCAGTGGTTGAGATTCAGCGCAAAGGAAGGCTCTTTAGCCGGGAAAAAGTGGCTGGCGTCTATTCGCGGACGTTGGCAAGGGGTATTGAGTTGGCAAGCACAAACGAATCCAAGTGCTACACCCATGTTTCATAAACAGCAGCAACGATCTTCGTGA
- a CDS encoding O-antigen ligase family protein, which produces MTEHETLSRTRPNQGFSFGLQPALAWTAILGLILCTALGILAGAGSILRLLFPVGAFAVGVLLYVRYPILYIGFTWWIWFVTAFVRRLIDYRNGWDPQGIILIAPYLVTFICVATFFHHLPKSYRQGSFPFVLSALGVLYAFLAGLIKFPPVSVVRALLDWLGPILFAFHLYVHWREYPSYRQNIQRTFLWGVLVTGAYGVVQYLIAPEWDRFWLISSQLVSAGRPEPFSMRVWSTMNSTAPFSYMMVAGLLLLFTSKSVLRFPAAAVGYLSFLLTLVRTAWLGWLIGMFLTISFVKPRLQMRLMITVLVVALCVVPLTAIEPFSEIIGTRLQTFTNLEDDDSAAVRQEIYKNNLELALTNAMGNGLGSIWIVKENGQLEVLVIDSGILEIFLTLGWFGGIPYLGGILLIAVKLAQSSENRIDMFASTSRAISIACFAQLVSNSAQLGFSGLVLWSFLGMSLAANKYYQQPKVMELLGKTDILQ; this is translated from the coding sequence ATGACTGAACACGAGACACTTTCTCGCACCCGCCCTAATCAGGGTTTCTCGTTCGGACTGCAACCAGCCCTAGCTTGGACAGCAATCTTAGGACTGATCTTGTGTACTGCGCTAGGCATCTTAGCGGGTGCTGGCAGTATCCTGCGTTTGTTGTTTCCAGTCGGAGCGTTCGCGGTTGGCGTACTCTTGTACGTGCGGTATCCCATTCTTTATATTGGGTTCACCTGGTGGATTTGGTTTGTAACGGCATTTGTCCGTCGTTTGATTGATTATCGCAATGGTTGGGATCCCCAAGGTATCATCCTAATCGCACCGTATCTGGTAACGTTTATCTGTGTAGCGACATTCTTTCATCATCTTCCCAAATCCTATCGTCAAGGTAGCTTTCCTTTTGTCTTATCGGCTCTAGGTGTTCTCTATGCCTTTCTGGCTGGACTGATTAAGTTCCCTCCTGTTAGCGTCGTTCGTGCTCTCCTCGACTGGTTGGGGCCGATTCTCTTTGCCTTTCACCTGTATGTACACTGGCGAGAGTATCCTAGCTATCGCCAAAATATTCAGCGTACCTTTCTCTGGGGTGTATTAGTCACCGGAGCTTACGGTGTGGTGCAATACTTAATAGCACCAGAGTGGGATCGGTTTTGGCTGATCAGTTCGCAGCTTGTCAGTGCAGGAAGACCCGAACCTTTTTCAATGCGAGTATGGAGTACGATGAACTCAACGGCTCCTTTTTCTTACATGATGGTGGCAGGTCTGCTACTGTTATTTACCAGTAAAAGCGTTTTACGATTTCCTGCTGCCGCTGTTGGTTACTTGTCCTTTTTGCTCACTCTAGTACGCACGGCTTGGTTAGGTTGGTTGATCGGAATGTTTTTGACCATCAGTTTTGTCAAGCCGCGTCTTCAGATGCGCTTGATGATTACAGTACTGGTTGTTGCCTTGTGTGTTGTTCCGTTAACGGCGATAGAACCCTTCTCGGAAATTATTGGGACACGTCTACAAACCTTCACGAATCTTGAGGACGACGATAGCGCAGCCGTTAGACAAGAGATTTACAAAAATAACCTCGAACTCGCCCTGACGAATGCGATGGGCAATGGGTTAGGAAGTATTTGGATTGTCAAAGAGAATGGGCAACTTGAGGTGCTTGTGATTGACAGCGGAATTTTAGAAATTTTTCTAACACTCGGCTGGTTTGGAGGCATTCCTTATCTAGGTGGAATTCTCCTGATTGCCGTCAAGTTAGCCCAATCCTCAGAAAATCGCATTGATATGTTTGCCAGTACTTCCCGCGCCATTAGCATCGCTTGTTTTGCACAGCTAGTGAGTAATAGTGCACAACTTGGCTTTTCTGGCTTAGTTTTGTGGTCATTTTTAGGGATGAGCTTAGCTGCCAATAAATACTATCAACAGCCAAAGGTTATGGAATTGTTGGGGAAAACGGATATTTTACAGTAG